Below is a window of Desmonostoc muscorum LEGE 12446 DNA.
CGTAGATTTTATATATATTTTCTAGGCGAATGATTGTTGATTTTGGTACAGGATTGGGAACCAGAGAATCCGTAATTGAAATAGTGTTTGCCATAAGGATTTTTGTTATCAATTGTAGAGACGCGATTCATCGCGTCTTTATCCAGTCAAAGACGCGATGAATCGCGTCTCTACAAGAGTTGTATCATTTGTGTATTTACTTGTTATCTCTAGGATAATATTGGCGCTTAGTTATCAGCAAACCTATGCCAATAAAAAACAATGTAGCTAAAACACTCAAGAATAAAGATGCGTAAAACGGATGGGGTGGATTGTTGGGAGATATCGCGGTTAGGGGTTGGTTGATTTTGTCGATGTGTTGGACGATGACGCCGGAGATAATCGCACCACCGCCAAAGCCGATGCCTAGTACTTGGATGGTATTGTTTAAAGTGCGATCGCTTTCTGCTTGTTCTATTTCTACTATGCCGCGAATTGAGTCTATTGCTCTACCCAGCAACTCGGAACCGTGACGAAAATAACCTAAGTCGGCGTTGATTTGTTGTTGGAAGAAAGGGCTATTTTTTTGATTGAAGTTTTCTAAAAAACTCATATCTTCACCTATTATAGCATGAATCTTCTGTGACCTCTACTGGTAATTATAAGCATTAATGGCGATGGTATTTTGGTATTCTTCAAAGTTTCGCAACAGGCGGCTATATGTTAGTACTAGCTGGGGTAAAGTTTTTAATTGGTTTTTTAAGTCAGTTAAATTAGCTACACCAATAAATTTTTGTTCGCCGACTTTAGGAACTTTATCAATCTCTGCTTCTATTTGCAGATAAGCTGCATCTAGTTGCTTATAAATTTCTCGGCTATCTTTATAAGCTTTGACAACTTTGGTGCGGAAGAAAAATAAATCTAATAACTCTTGATAGCATTGGTTAAATTTAATATCAGCTTGTTCATCGGCAAATAACCAAATCAGCACATGCTGATAGTTAGATATTTGGCTAAATAAACCATATTCAAAAATCGGACTCCCAAATAATTCACCTTGGCGATTGAATGGCGGTTGTTTTTGGCTATCTGGGAAAACTGCTGTTAAACATTCTTGGGCTATTTCTTTAGCATTTTGTTTATCTTTTGCGCCTGTTAACCAAGCGGTAATCAGCAGAGTTTGTCCAAAAAAAAGCGGATGTTCTTTGAAAGTGAGACAGTTATTTTGATTTAACTGACTTAAAAAAGTAATATCTACATCTGGTGTTGGAATATTATTTTGTTTTTCAGGACGACGGAAATTTAGCCACAAACTGTAGCTGTCATAAATCCGCAATGGATGAGCAAAACCTTTAATTAGTACATCTTGAGTTTGGTCTAGGGGAACTTTACCCGCAAATGATATTGCATAATTATCATCAATAACTTCTGCATCTGTGAGCAAATATACACGAGGGCTTTTAGGTTCTTTGTTTTCGTCTATATGCTGGCTCAGATCCAAGTTTTGATGTAAGGTTGTGTCAACTATTGCATCACCAGTTTTCCAGATAAAGTTTTTATTAACCGATGGATCGTTTGAGTTTTTGTCAAGTTGAAAAGCAAAGAGATGAACGTTAGGTGCATATATTTTCATGGTTGGTTTTGCCCAGGTGCAACTGTCTTTCTATCTTGCAACTTTTGCAGTTCATCTTGCAAAACTCGGTAGCGATTTTGTGGGGTATTTTCTTGAGATTCTGGCTGAGTTTTACTGACTTTCTCAATTTCTCTTTCTTCAAGTAATACAGCATCTCTCACATCTTCGTGATTGATGTACCAGTTGCGAATTGCTTCTGCTAGTTCCTGGGAATAATAAGCAGAGTCCAGGGATATGAAAACGCTGATGACAAAGCTGTATAACCAAACCTCAGAAAAGCAAAAACGGTAAACTCTCAGAAACAATATGCCCCCATGTGAAAAAATAGTTTGGGCAAAACTTAGAAATCAACAAATTGAAAGCTGTAAATTTCGCAGACAATACAGTATTGACAGATTTGTAGTGGATTTTTATTCTTCGGAATTGAGACTTGCCATAGAAATTGATGGTGATAGTCACTATCAAGATGGAGTTCCAGAATATGACCGCGATCGCCAAGCTTTTTTGGAATCAAAAGGTACGAGGTTTTTGAGATTTACGAATCAAGAAGTTTATCAAGATATTGATGGTGTGGTGGAGAAGATTAGGGAAGTTATTTGTAGGTTGAGGGAAGTTACCCCACCCTAACCCTCCCCTTATAAAGGGGAGGGAACTAGATTCTCTTGTTTCCCCCCTTTCCAAGGCAGGGCTGTTTCATTCCATTTCAAACAGGATTTGTCAAGATGGTTAGCGAGAAAATTGTAAGTAAGGGTGACGATGAGATGAACATTTAAACATTGAAATATCAGTAAAATAGTTCATTTTCTGGGCACGCTGGTAACAAAATAACTAATTTTTAATTGCTAGAACCCTTGATTTTTAAAGCTCTTTGGGGAATGAAACAGCCCTGCTTTCCAAGGGGGGATTAAGGGGGGTAATTCAACTTGTGTATACACCGCTTATAAAGGGGAGGGAACAAGATTCTCTTGTTTCCCCCCTTTCCAAGGGGGGATTAAGGGGGGTAATTCAACTTGTGTATACACCGCCGTAGCCTTTATAAGAGGAGGGAACTAGATGTTCTAGTTTCCCCTTTCTAATGTTATTTTGGAGTTCGCATTTGCTGATTCGGCGTTCGCATTTGTTGATTCGGAGTTCGCATTTGTTGATTCGGAGTTCGCATTTGTTGATTCGGAGTTCGCATTTGTTGATTTAGCGTTCGCATTTGTTGATTCGGAGTTCGCATTTGTTGATTTAGCGTTCGCATTTGCTGATTGCACTCATTCTCAAAGAACAAATCGATATAAAAATGAGTAAAAATACAGATAAACTCGTAATTATTTCGTTGAAGTTTTAATGAAATAAATCCACAAAACTACCCATCTCAGGCAAAAGGATACTCCACTATAGCAATCCGATTTGATTTCTGAATGACTTGTAGAGGTAAGGGACTGGGGATTGGGGACTGGGGACTGGGAAGGAGCAATAAAGGTGTACTGAGTTTTGTTCAAAAATCAAATATGAGTCCTATATGTTGAAAAAGGAATTCTTTGCCGGTGCGTTCGGCTAAAGCCATAACGCACCCTACTTCAGATTGACTTTATAAATAGTTTCTAAGCGCTTCTTAATGCAACGATGGGGTCGAGTTTAGCGGCGCGGCGTGCGGGAACGACGCCAAAGAATAAACCTATACCGCCAGAAACACCCACAGCCATAGCGATCGCCATCGTGGAAATTCCTGCATCTAAAGGTGTTAAAGCTCCCACTAACAGAATACCACTGACACCAACGGCAGTCCCAACTAAACCGCCAGCTGCGGAAACTATCACTGCTTCAATGATGAACTGTAGCAAAATATCTTGTTCTGTTGCACCGATCGCTTTTCGCAATCCAATTTCTTGGGTGCGTTCGGTGACGGAGACTAGCATAATATTCATAATGCCAATGCCGCCGACAAATAACGATATGCCGGCGATCGCTGCTAGCATAATTGTCAATGCACTTGTAATTTGACCAACAGTTTGCAAAGCATCTTTTTGGGTGCGGAGAGTAAAGTCATCTTCACCATTAATTTTGTGTCGTAGACGCAGCAAATTCGTAATTTGAAACTCTGCTGCATCGACGCTATCACTATCACGAGCAGCGGCGACGAGGTAATCTAAGGCGATACCATAGGGAGAATTCTTTCCGACAAGGCGGTTTGCAGAGGTTGTAATCGGTATTAAAGCAGCTTCATCATAATCTGCTCCCACGCTGGAACCTTTGGCTGTTAATGTCCCAATCACTTGAAAGCTGGTATTGCCAATTCGCAATTGCTGACCGATGGCGTTATTATTACCAAATAGTTTTTCTGCTAAGTCTGCACCTAATACAACTACTTGGTTGCTTCGCTTGATGTCTACTTCGCTGAAAAACCTGCCTTTCTCAGTTTCAAAATCCCGCACTGATAAAAAGCTGGGAGTTGTGCCAATGATATTAACATCAGTATTTCTGTTACGATAAGTCACCACTTGTCTTCTATTTAACTCTGGTGCAACTCCTATGACTGTTGGCACCTGAGAGGCGATGGCATCGGCATCTTGCAACACCAGAGTTTTTGGCACTTCAAAGGAAATGCGTTGAGTTTCTTGATTTCCTGGAATCACAAACAGCACATTTGGCCCTAGTGATTCCAGTTGTTTATTAACAAACTTTTGCCCACCTTCCCCAATGCCAATCATGGCAATCACTGAGGCGTTGCCAATAACTATACCCAACATCGTCAGGGCGCTACGCAGCTTATTTGATAACAGGGTTTTCCCCGCCATTTGGACACTTTCTAAAAAATTCATGCCTATTTTGGATTAAAAGGACTGGGTATTGGGTATTGGGGACTGGGTATTGGGGACTGGGTATTGGGTATTGGGTATTGGGTATTAGGAAAACAGTCCCCAGTCCCCAGTCCCCAGTCCCCAGTCCCCAATTTGAGATTATTTATTTTCCTGTTCTTTAGCCTTTTCGATTTTGTAGTCTTTGGGTGGGTTAACAAAAATGCGATCGCCTTCTTTAACTCCTTCTAAAATCTGCGTTTGATCTTTGATTTGTGCCCCCACTGTGACTTCGCGGAATTGGGGTTTATTGTCTGCATCTGGTACGAGTACGCCAGTTCTACCTTTTTCGGTGACGATGGAAACTGTTGGTAATACTAAGGCATTATTAACGCGATCGCCTAAAAACGTCAGATCCACATTTAAGCCAGAACGCAGTTTATCTATGCCACTATCCAGAGCAACTCGCACCTGGAAGGATGTCACACCTTGTTCAACTACTGCTTCGGGAGCAATCAGGCGCACGCGTCCTTTAAAAATTTGATCGGGATAAGCATCGGCGACAATTTCCACTTGTTGTCCCGGTTTGATTCTGCCAATATCGGCTTCGGGAACTTGAGCTAATATTTCTAAACCCCGTGCTACGGCGACAATTGAACTGGAAGTTGCTGATGCACTGGTAGAAGCAGAAGTTGTGGGCGTGACAAACGCACCAGGATCGGCATACTTTTGGGTGACGATTCCGGAAAGGGGAGCGCGAATAATTGTATCTTCTAACTGCACTTGCACACCTTTCAACTGAGCCTCAGCGGATGCGACAGCTGCTTGACGTGCAGCAATTTCCTCGGAACGGGTGCCATCTTCCAACAGTACTAATGCTGCGCGTGCTTCATTCACAGCTGCTTGACGTTGGGCGATTTCTTCACTGCGAGTCCCACTTTTGACTAACGACAATCGTTTTTTCGCTTCTTCTAAATTGGCTCTGGCGCTTTTGTCTTCGCTGATGGCTTGATCGAGTAGTTGTTTATTTTCTGCGCCTTCTTTATATAGATATTGATAACGCTTGACTTGCTCGGCAGTGTAATTCACCTTTGCCTGAGCTGCATCCACTTGGGACTGAGATTGGGCAATTTCTTGGGGACGATTACCCGCACGGGCTTGGGCTAGCTGGGCTTGGGCTTGGGCTAATCGCGCTCTAGCTTGAGCAATTTCTTGAGGACGACTACCAGCAAGGGCTTCGGCTAACTGTGCCTGACTTTGCGCTAAGTTGGCAAGATACTGGCTTTTTTGGGCATCAATGCTGGCGCTATCCATACGGGCGAGTATTTGCCCTTTTTGAATGCGATCGCCTTGTTCAACGTACAATTGCGACAGCACACCAGGATTCTTGGGACTAATATTCACACTCTGCACTGGTACGACTTTACCACTAGCCGTTATCCGCAACGTAACGTTTTGGGCTGCAACTGGGACAGTTAGGCGATCGATGTCTTGTTCCTTTGTCCCTTGAGTGATCAAATTATAATTTAGGACTGTACCAACAACCAAGGCACCCCCTGCCATCAGCCCAATCAGCCAGCGTAATGGATACTTAACTTTGCCGATAACTGGAATTTCTATGTGCGTAACCATATTATAGAAACCTGTAAATATTGCTGTATGGGAGTAGCCTTTAGTTAGAGGACAAGTGCAGAATACCGAGTTTTTAAAGTTTTGGGATTAAATTTTTATAAATCAACTGAACAACCAGACGCATGATTAGCTTCATAGTTGCTTAATCTTCCTTCATACTAGGCATTAGTATATCTGTATGCCTTCACCTGAATGGGTGACTTTAGCCACATTGGCAGATATTATTTCGCCAGATGATACACATTTGATTTTCAAGAGGATTATTTTTGAAACTCAGTTAATAACCAAGCACCAACTTGACTTTGATTCATTTGACGAGTTCGCCGTAATGCTTCGTTTAATAAAGAAATAGCTAATCCTGGTAATACCTGAGATTCAGTAATTCGCCGACTACCTTGGTTTTCAATTGCAAAGGTCATAATTTGCACATTCTGAACATCTAAAATCCAGTATTCTTTCACTCCTAAATCTTCGTACAACAGCCGTTTTTCGCCGCGATCGTCAGCAAGTGAAGTATTGGCAACTTCAATGACTAAATCTGGTGCTGGATAGATATCTAAGTTAATAATAGAAGTGCCGTAGGGAATAACATCAGCGTTCTCGCCAATGTAGTAAGATACATCAGGTTGAGCTTCATTAAAGCCTGTTTTTCGATATGTACAATTATCCTTGCCATTTAGAGCAATGTCTTTGATGGTGGCAAACAAGTTAACAGCAAACAGAATAATAGTATGGTCGCTGGCGTGGTCATTTCCGATTGGTGGCATTTCAATCCTCATGTATCCATTGTGGTAGTAGCCCTTAGCTTTTTCGTAGGCAGGATTTTCAATTATTTGGATATATTCATTCCAAGTTACTGCTATCCAGGTATCAGTTACTAGTTGTGTTTGTAATTCGCTCATAATATTGCTAAAGGAGAACTTTAACAACGATCATACAAGTTTTATTTTCCAGCACTAAGCTGACACTAAAGCTTTATAGCGGTTCTCGTTTACGTGAGGTACACCCGTAAGGGCACGGCAGTGCCGTGCCCCTACACCTTGCGATATAACGTTGTACCGCATATGAATGGGAACCGCTATAAGGGACTTCCAAAAAATAAACTATCCCAAATTATTTGTACATTTGTAGGGGCGCATAGCTATGCGCCCCTACGACGGGATATTTTTTTAACTGGAAGTCCCTAACCTGAAGGATTTGAAACCCAGGTCGGTGGGTAAAGTTTCGTGTAGACGCGGTTTCTAACCGCCCGTTTCGCGTTAAGTTGACAGCTATACACAGCTGTGCTGCCCTACAATGTGGTCTATTTACCTGAAAATTGCTGTAACTTGTACATTTACCTAATCGCTGATGAGTGTCAACCGTCAAGGGATATCAATTTTTGCAGATGTCTACTGTCAAGCTACTACACCGTGGCGAAGATTTTGCGCTACCTCACCCTGTATGAGATTTTTAATCATGGAAACCAATTCGTCAAGGTCGAATGGTTTAAGTAAATATTCTTCAAAGTCTACATCTGGGATTTGATCGTGAGTACCTGTGGTGCATGTTGAAGTCACAATGATTGGGATATGATTACCATTGTCTGCTTCCATAGCACTCAATATATCTAGCAGTGTATAAACGCTTTCACCTAAGAATCTAATTTCACACACCAGAATGTTGGGCTTAAACCAACTGAGAATTTCTAAAGCTTCCTTTACGGAGCTAGCGGTAATCA
It encodes the following:
- a CDS encoding endonuclease domain-containing protein is translated as MPPCEKIVWAKLRNQQIESCKFRRQYSIDRFVVDFYSSELRLAIEIDGDSHYQDGVPEYDRDRQAFLESKGTRFLRFTNQEVYQDIDGVVEKIREVICRLREVTPP
- a CDS encoding ABC transporter permease, with translation MNFLESVQMAGKTLLSNKLRSALTMLGIVIGNASVIAMIGIGEGGQKFVNKQLESLGPNVLFVIPGNQETQRISFEVPKTLVLQDADAIASQVPTVIGVAPELNRRQVVTYRNRNTDVNIIGTTPSFLSVRDFETEKGRFFSEVDIKRSNQVVVLGADLAEKLFGNNNAIGQQLRIGNTSFQVIGTLTAKGSSVGADYDEAALIPITTSANRLVGKNSPYGIALDYLVAAARDSDSVDAAEFQITNLLRLRHKINGEDDFTLRTQKDALQTVGQITSALTIMLAAIAGISLFVGGIGIMNIMLVSVTERTQEIGLRKAIGATEQDILLQFIIEAVIVSAAGGLVGTAVGVSGILLVGALTPLDAGISTMAIAMAVGVSGGIGLFFGVVPARRAAKLDPIVALRSA
- a CDS encoding efflux RND transporter periplasmic adaptor subunit gives rise to the protein MVTHIEIPVIGKVKYPLRWLIGLMAGGALVVGTVLNYNLITQGTKEQDIDRLTVPVAAQNVTLRITASGKVVPVQSVNISPKNPGVLSQLYVEQGDRIQKGQILARMDSASIDAQKSQYLANLAQSQAQLAEALAGSRPQEIAQARARLAQAQAQLAQARAGNRPQEIAQSQSQVDAAQAKVNYTAEQVKRYQYLYKEGAENKQLLDQAISEDKSARANLEEAKKRLSLVKSGTRSEEIAQRQAAVNEARAALVLLEDGTRSEEIAARQAAVASAEAQLKGVQVQLEDTIIRAPLSGIVTQKYADPGAFVTPTTSASTSASATSSSIVAVARGLEILAQVPEADIGRIKPGQQVEIVADAYPDQIFKGRVRLIAPEAVVEQGVTSFQVRVALDSGIDKLRSGLNVDLTFLGDRVNNALVLPTVSIVTEKGRTGVLVPDADNKPQFREVTVGAQIKDQTQILEGVKEGDRIFVNPPKDYKIEKAKEQENK
- a CDS encoding Uma2 family endonuclease, translated to MSELQTQLVTDTWIAVTWNEYIQIIENPAYEKAKGYYHNGYMRIEMPPIGNDHASDHTIILFAVNLFATIKDIALNGKDNCTYRKTGFNEAQPDVSYYIGENADVIPYGTSIINLDIYPAPDLVIEVANTSLADDRGEKRLLYEDLGVKEYWILDVQNVQIMTFAIENQGSRRITESQVLPGLAISLLNEALRRTRQMNQSQVGAWLLTEFQK
- a CDS encoding response regulator yields the protein MNLINSYCLTLGILKGVRVLVVDNDRDSRDLYTFLLNDLSANVITASSVKEALEILSWFKPNILVCEIRFLGESVYTLLDILSAMEADNGNHIPIIVTSTCTTGTHDQIPDVDFEEYLLKPFDLDELVSMIKNLIQGEVAQNLRHGVVA